A section of the Vicinamibacterales bacterium genome encodes:
- a CDS encoding cyclic nucleotide-binding domain-containing protein — protein MKPESPSSRNLDAPELEEAAIDFFQAVERATSEHAPLVEVTYGPARFTLPLPPLGEGDRGMVYRLESHSLAIPPGHGRLCLKVAKPQAICRERLLEESMTTAFFLAEGVVVPRIHSMDPLGRFCVKDLIEGESITSIYLRFSQLTARAQELILADLEKFLNRLLDLFRKRPDCQVSISPNNIYVLSEGGRFHDPVRFVLIDPGTTLKKNYDGFTFSHYWNEVLPERIRKYERTGYLQWLVPREVNESERDEVKSFEILRGMTPAEVFILLKAARTVEFDAEETILRQGQVGENFYLILDGVVEARRHTITRGSAWNVRIGKGSVLGEMAFLLHVPRSMTVVATTACKLIEIDRDRFNEMLDAKLTAPYRLIHNIAIMLAERLHARDRAHQEVLEAQERGGS, from the coding sequence ATGAAACCTGAGTCTCCGAGTTCCCGGAACCTGGACGCCCCCGAGCTGGAGGAGGCGGCGATCGACTTCTTCCAGGCTGTCGAACGGGCGACGTCCGAGCACGCTCCGCTTGTCGAGGTGACCTACGGGCCGGCCCGCTTCACCCTGCCGCTTCCTCCGCTCGGCGAAGGGGACCGCGGGATGGTCTACAGGCTGGAGTCGCACTCACTCGCCATCCCTCCGGGTCACGGACGTCTCTGCCTCAAGGTCGCGAAGCCGCAAGCCATCTGCAGGGAGCGGCTGCTCGAGGAATCGATGACCACCGCGTTCTTCCTGGCCGAGGGGGTCGTCGTCCCGCGAATCCACTCCATGGATCCGCTCGGGCGCTTTTGCGTCAAGGACCTCATCGAGGGCGAGTCGATCACCAGTATCTATCTCCGGTTCTCCCAGCTCACGGCGCGAGCGCAGGAGCTGATCCTCGCCGATCTCGAGAAGTTCCTGAACCGCCTGCTGGATCTCTTCCGCAAGCGTCCCGACTGCCAGGTGTCGATCAGCCCGAACAACATCTACGTCCTGAGCGAAGGGGGGCGATTCCACGATCCTGTCCGGTTCGTGCTCATCGATCCCGGCACGACGCTCAAGAAGAACTACGACGGCTTCACGTTCAGCCACTACTGGAACGAGGTGCTGCCGGAGCGGATCCGCAAGTACGAGCGCACCGGCTACCTGCAGTGGCTCGTGCCCCGAGAAGTCAACGAGTCGGAGCGGGACGAGGTCAAGTCGTTCGAAATCCTCCGCGGCATGACGCCGGCGGAAGTGTTCATCCTGCTGAAAGCCGCGAGGACCGTGGAGTTCGACGCGGAGGAGACCATTCTTCGCCAGGGGCAGGTCGGGGAGAATTTCTATCTCATCCTCGATGGTGTCGTGGAGGCCCGGCGTCACACCATCACTCGCGGGAGTGCGTGGAACGTGCGGATCGGCAAGGGGTCGGTTCTGGGCGAAATGGCGTTTCTGCTGCACGTCCCGCGCTCGATGACGGTCGTCGCCACGACCGCGTGCAAATTGATCGAAATCGACCGTGACCGATTCAACGAGATGCTCGATGCGAAGCTGACGGCGCCCTACAGGCTCATCCACAACATCGCCATCATGCTCGCCGAGCGCCTCCACGCCCGAGACCGCGCCCACCAGGAGGTTCTCGAGGCCCAGGAGCGGGGCGGCAGCTAG